A stretch of Blautia liquoris DNA encodes these proteins:
- a CDS encoding ABC transporter substrate-binding protein: protein MKRRTISVFISIMMAGAFAAGCGNADKTKETNDAVKSEASKSEEDTKDNKEYAGEELSIMVSAGWMDNRYDETIKRFEDTYDVTVDLQTIPADQYGDLLSSKLTTDSCTDIFWIQSNPFAIASQIVDPEKYCIDFSDAEWKSVIPETRIPSCEYDGKLYGLQIWHNSLEYVMVYNKTMFEELNLTAPKTYEELLDVCMKLSDEGITPWLMPGADGWQHQLAFFQIGGAYEADQPGLYDKLNKNEATFADNKLMIKVLEEFKELSDKGYFGEDWIGTDSTNMINEFGDRNCAMALANSSTIKQIQDETGTSDEFGMFLEPLAENTYFPTSPAGPTMFGYKGSEHPELVKEFFKFVTTTKSLQEILDNSPSYTNLDVNDDKLKQHWLPEEEEFMSDIPEEKMKTSVLQNGTKYTNDYWMQFGQDMIAYCTGQMDANTVLKNMDVNRAEAAKVAEDPDWAK from the coding sequence ATGAAAAGGAGAACGATTAGTGTTTTTATCAGCATCATGATGGCTGGGGCTTTTGCAGCAGGATGTGGGAATGCCGATAAAACGAAAGAAACAAATGATGCAGTAAAATCGGAAGCATCGAAAAGCGAAGAGGATACAAAGGACAATAAGGAATATGCAGGAGAGGAGCTAAGCATCATGGTTTCCGCAGGATGGATGGATAACCGTTATGATGAAACAATCAAACGTTTTGAAGATACCTATGATGTCACGGTGGATTTACAGACGATACCTGCGGATCAATATGGTGATTTACTTTCTTCGAAATTGACAACAGATTCCTGTACCGATATTTTTTGGATTCAGTCAAACCCCTTTGCTATTGCATCACAGATTGTAGATCCCGAGAAATACTGTATTGATTTTTCCGATGCAGAATGGAAATCGGTAATTCCGGAAACCAGAATTCCATCCTGTGAATATGACGGCAAATTATATGGCCTGCAGATCTGGCATAATTCGCTAGAATACGTGATGGTATATAATAAAACGATGTTTGAAGAACTGAATCTGACTGCACCAAAGACATACGAGGAGCTGCTGGATGTCTGTATGAAGCTATCTGATGAAGGAATTACTCCATGGCTTATGCCAGGGGCAGACGGATGGCAGCATCAGCTGGCGTTTTTCCAAATTGGCGGGGCTTATGAAGCTGATCAGCCGGGATTGTATGATAAACTGAATAAGAATGAGGCAACATTCGCAGATAACAAGCTTATGATTAAAGTTTTAGAAGAATTTAAAGAATTATCGGATAAGGGATATTTCGGAGAAGATTGGATTGGTACGGACAGCACAAATATGATAAACGAATTCGGAGACAGAAATTGTGCAATGGCTCTGGCAAATTCGTCCACGATTAAGCAAATTCAAGATGAGACAGGCACTTCAGATGAGTTTGGTATGTTTCTTGAACCACTCGCTGAGAATACTTATTTCCCCACGAGCCCTGCAGGTCCTACAATGTTTGGCTATAAGGGCAGCGAACATCCCGAATTGGTTAAAGAATTTTTTAAATTTGTGACTACAACGAAGAGTCTTCAAGAAATTTTGGATAATTCGCCGTCATATACGAACCTTGATGTGAATGATGACAAGCTGAAACAACATTGGCTGCCAGAGGAAGAAGAATTCATGTCTGATATTCCGGAAGAGAAGATGAAGACCTCTGTTCTGCAAAATGGCACCAAATATACAAATGACTACTGGATGCAGTTTGGTCAGGATATGATAGCCTATTGTACCGGGCAGATGGATGCGAACACTGTATTAAAAAATATGGATGTCAACAGGGCAGAAGCGGCTAAGGTTGCTGAAGACCCGGATTGGGCGAAATAG
- a CDS encoding carbohydrate ABC transporter permease, with protein sequence MNKKRIYPQWFLIIPLTLYIVFFLLPSVLGLLYSFTDWNARSLDKINFVGIQNYKDIFTSNKDYASGIFNTLKFTVISNVIKLIPALFIAIMLQEGLRGKNVYRTILYLPSILPFLIIGLTFKSIFNYNTGLLNTALDFFHLGFMKQKWLSDLDVVWKSIFGVDAWRGIGYVMTIFLAGLNTIPRSYYEAAEIDGANFWQRLRHITLPMLSGSIMINLVFGLTYGLKVFDIIYVLTNGGPGHATEVITTYAYQLYSTGQYGMSTALNSILLIITAVIGVVVVKVMSKKEVQQ encoded by the coding sequence ATGAATAAAAAAAGAATTTATCCGCAATGGTTTCTGATTATTCCGCTAACACTATATATTGTATTCTTTTTACTACCCAGTGTTTTGGGTCTGCTCTATTCTTTTACTGACTGGAATGCCAGAAGTCTTGATAAAATTAATTTTGTCGGAATTCAAAATTATAAAGACATTTTTACCTCGAACAAAGATTATGCCTCAGGAATCTTTAATACACTGAAATTTACTGTGATTTCCAATGTGATTAAACTGATACCTGCACTGTTCATAGCAATCATGTTACAAGAAGGTCTTAGAGGAAAGAATGTATATAGAACGATTCTTTACCTTCCATCCATATTACCGTTTCTTATCATTGGTCTTACTTTTAAATCTATATTTAACTATAATACAGGGCTTTTAAATACAGCGCTGGACTTTTTCCATCTGGGTTTTATGAAACAGAAATGGTTGTCGGACTTAGATGTTGTCTGGAAATCAATATTTGGGGTAGATGCATGGAGAGGTATCGGCTATGTTATGACCATATTTTTAGCGGGGTTGAATACAATACCGAGATCATATTATGAGGCAGCTGAGATCGATGGTGCGAACTTCTGGCAGAGACTAAGGCATATTACACTTCCTATGCTTTCCGGTTCCATTATGATTAACTTAGTGTTTGGCCTTACATATGGCTTAAAAGTGTTTGATATTATATATGTTCTCACAAATGGCGGTCCAGGGCATGCGACAGAAGTGATCACTACATATGCTTACCAACTTTACTCAACGGGTCAATACGGGATGTCAACTGCTTTAAACTCAATCTTGCTTATCATAACCGCAGTGATTGGTGTGGTCGTAGTAAAGGTT